The DNA window TCTCAACTCCCCTGTTTCGGTGACCGAGAAATAGAGGTACAGTCGATCAATGACCAGTTTGAGATTTCCTGCAATTCCACCCATATAATTCGGTGAAGCGAGAATAATAACATCAGATTCGTTAATGTTGTTATAGATCTCCTGCATATCGTCGTTCAGAACGCATTGTCCGGTCCGTTTGCATGTATCGCAATTTGTACAGTCATGAACTGTCAGATTATTCGTAGAGATTGTGGTTGTCGTGGCACCCTGTGCGGCTGCGCCCTCCAGTACCTGGCGCAACAGCGTTGCCGTGTTCCCATCCGGACGCGTGCTGCCCAGTATCCCCACTACCTTCATGATGATGCACCCCCGTCCGGTCGGAAGGCTTCCTGTGCGCGAATCGGATCACAGTATTCGCGATAGAAAACAATCCGTCCGTCGTCACGAACCTTTACCACGCCGATATAATCCTGGTCGTACACTTTTTGTGTCGACCTGATCAAAAACGTCATGGAGATCTCAAATATCCCGACCCGTGGATCGGAAGACAGATAAGTTACCAGAGGTCCTTCCCCACGCAGTTCAAACGCCGGTGCGACATTTTTGTAATACTCGTAAATGGCACGCTTCCCTTCCAGCCGCCGGCGAAATTTATCCTGATTGTAAGGGAATTCCACGACGGCATCTTCGGCCCAGATATCCATCCAGGAATCGATGGACGCGCCTTTTACAAGGGAGAGATAATGTTGTGCAGCATTTGTCACGAAAGATTGGTTGTTAATCATAGGAGACACCACTTTTTTCCAGTACCTGAATTTTTTATGTGGATTGGAATAGGAAGATAAATTAGTTAAAGTAAAGACGAACATTATGGTTAGATACTCACTGAAAGGAGAGTGATCACATGAAAGACGGGCCTATCGATCCATTAGTCTGCCCCATATCATATACCACCTCTATTGTCGGAGGGAAATGGCAATGGGTGATACTCTGGCTGATATATTCCGAAAAAATACAACGATACGGACAGTTGAAGAAACGGCTGCCGACGATTTCGGATAAAGTATTAAGCCAGCAGTTACGCACCCTTGAACATGAGGGTTTAATCCATCGCCAAGAATATCCGGAAATACCGCCCAGAGTAGAATATTCCTTGACGGAAAAAGGGAAAAGCCTGCATCCTATCCTGGAACTTATGGCTGCATGGGGATCGCAGCATATACCCCGGGGTTGATGAAACGGGATCTTTTTTTACCTTCTCCAGAAGAATGGGGAGTGAGAAAAAAGGATGATGGGGCATTACCATGTGCTATCGAAGAGGGAAACGTCGTACTTGTTCCCGATGATAATTTAAAAAATTACGACAACGCATCAGAACTTCTTACTCTGTAACGTCCTCGCAAAAAGTGTCCGCACACTTCTGACTCCAGCTTCCATTCTTCCTCTTCTGATACTCGTTCCCCCATTCGTGTAACGCCATCAGAACAGGAAAGACTGAGCGACCGTCATCAGTGATACGGTAATCGACCCGTGGCGGGACCTCGGGATAGGCCGTCCGCTCGAGCATCCCGTCGGCCACAAGCTCGCGGAGCTGTTTCGTCAGCATCATCTGGGTGATCCCGGGAATTTTCCGCTGGATCTCAGAGAACCGTACTGGTCCGTCCCTGAGGAACCAGAGGATAATGGGCTTCCACTTTCCGCCGATAACGGAGAGCGAAATCTGGATCGGGCACTTCCCTGTTGGAGGAGATCTCTGCATGATCATTAGTATCATCAATGATAGTATATAAGAATGTATAGACTACTCATTTTTTAATACTAAAGGACGCATGATCCCTTGCACCAACGACATGAGGCACAAAGGATGGAAACACCAGTACTGATCGATAACGATCGCTGCACGGGCTGCGGGATCTGCAGCCGCGTATGTATCTTCTCTGTTCTCTCTCAGGACAACAACGGCACCGTTCCCCGGATTAATCCGGAACAACATGGACGGTGCGTACGATGTGGCCAGTGTGAAACATTCTGCCCTTCATCAGCAATTTCGGTGAAGTACCCGGCTGCGTGGCCAACACCGGATCAGCCAGCTCCCGGGTCCGTAACCCCGACACAGATCCGGGAGCTCGTACAGGGTAGAAGAACCGAGCGGCAGTTCCGGCGCCAGCCAGTCCCCAGGGAGACGATCGAATCGATGCTTGATATCGTCAGGTATGCACCGAGTGCAGTCAACCTCCAGCCAGTACACTGGCAGATCATCGAAAAAGAGGAGTCACGGAGAGCGCTTACTGCCGGGGTGGTCCGGTGGCTTGATGAGGCTTCCCGGAACGGCTGGTATCGCGAACTGGATGCCTGGCTTCCCGAACTGATCCGGCAATGGAACGAGGGGACCGATCTGATCACCCACGGCGCCCCGTGCATCATCATAGCCCATACTCCCCGGACATCCCCTGCGTTTTACACGGACGCTGTGATTGCACTCAGTTATCTCGATATCGTCGCCCCGGTTTTTGGTATCGGCACCTGCTGGGCAGGGCTAGTTCGCAAGGCCTGCGAAAACTCACCCGAAGTTCAGAAACTCACCGGCATCCCGGAAGATCATATGGTACAGCATGCGATGCTGGCCGGCTATCCCGCCCTGCAGCACCACCAGATACCGCGACGGCAGCCGGCCCGGATCGGCTGGACATAAAAAAGGGTGTGGCGTTATCTCGGAAAAAAACAAGGGGAAGTAATTACTATGGCTAGACTCACCATCGAAGAGATTTTTGTCCCGGGTACGACGTGCCGGATCCCCGGGATCCTCATACGTCCCGCAGAGCCCACCGGAGCGGCAGTGATCGTGCACGGCTATGGGGGAAATAAAGAGGAGCAGTTGGGATTAGGGTTCCGGGTGGCAAACGCGGGTCTTGCCGCCTGTGTCATCGATCTCCGCGGTCATGGCAGCCATCCCCTGCCATTGGATGCAGGGATGAGGGACGATACGGAAGAGGTGATCCGATACCTTCGCTCCTTCGGGAAGGTCGTCGCAATCGGCCATTCCGTAGGTGGCCGCCTTGCACTTTTAAGCAGTGCCGATTACCATATTGCGCTCTCGCCACCTTTGCGCGAGACATTTGATGAGGAGACCCGGGAACGGCTCAAACTCGTGCGCAGCTACCGGGTGCGCCCTCATGATACTGCCGCCCTCTTTGAGGTCCTCAGGCAGCTTCCGATCCGGGACCCTGTACACTATGCGGGAAAAAACTCTCTCATACTGTATGGCGAACGGGATATGCCCGAGATCATCGCAGACTGCAGCGCCCTTGCCCGTGCCGGCGGGCCGGTTTTCTGTATTCCCGGCGCATTCCATAACGATATCTATCTCGCAGAAGAGGCAATGACAACAATCAGCGACCGGATCCGAGAATGGTTCCCCGGTAAAGATACAACAACTCCCGACAGGTCCTAATGAAGACCGGCGAACCCTGGTGCCCGGGCAAAAACCGTTATGGGATAGTGTTTTGAAGGTTTAATCCTGCTTTTTTCCCACACAATCCCGAGACGTGTCCGCACACTTCTGGCTCCAGCTCCCATTTCGCAGAGACCTCGGCGGGGCGTGTGACCCGTTCAGGAGATCATGTCGAGTGGCGGTTCTGCTAAAACCGGGCAGGACCGGGTGGAGGTGCCTGGGGGGTGTCTCACTCCGTCCACTTAGATTGTGTGATCTGGTGGAGATGTTCAACGGCGATGAAGCCGGCCGGCACGATCATGCGACGTCTGCCAGGGTGACGGCCCTGGTGAGAGAACGCTCCTGCGTGATCGAGATGACGGGCGGGCCGGCAGGTGAGTGACCGTCTGAGTGTGGCCGAGGGAGGGCAGATACCCGAAGATCGTCATCGCCGGCCAGGTAGCTGAAGTCACTGGACAGACCACGAAGCATGTCAGGGATAAAGGGTTTGATGATCGGTAATACTTGGTCAGATCCTGCTCTTCATCAGAGAACATGGGCTGATCTCACGGAAAGCGATCGATGACCTCCTCCTGGATAAACTCCCGGAGATCCTGAATCTCCAACAGAAATGGGATAAAATTCACAATCTATTGCATAAATTATCAAAAGATTGGCTCTGTTGAAACCCTAAGTTACCGGTAGAGCTAAGAACAAGTTGCTCCCTGTAAAAGTTATGGCAAACCGAAACAAGGAGCACCATTTCTTCTCAGATCAGAAGTATATTTGTTTTCTGACATCGTGCCAGAATGCAGTTAGGCTGACCGGGATCCCAGAGTACTCCTCACGCTATTCGAGGAGGGATTTCACTCAGCGCCAATTACTCACGTTACTTTTATTCAAAGAATATCTCGGAGCTCACTATCGTGATTTCGTACAACTTGTTGAGATCATGGACATTATCTAGGAACAATTGCAACTCGATGATATCCCCCATTACTCCACACTCTGTAAATTTTCAAAACGAGTTCCTTCAACCGTCTTAAACCAGTTATTTCGAAAAGCGTGTTCATTCATGAGGGAATGGAAAAACGTCACGTCGATAGTTGCAATTGATTCATCCGGTTTCACGCCGGATTCTGCCAGTACCTATTACTCAGCCAGAACCGGGAAGACTCGTCATGACTATCTCAAAACGACAATCTCCGTAGATACGGATCATATCTCCCTGCTAGCATTTCACGTCACAAAGAGTCGACGCCACGATTCACAAATCGCACCTATCGTACTTCGTGCATCGAATCGAGTGAAAAAAATCAAGGTGTTATGTCATGGATAAGGGCTACGATTCTGAACGAATTCATCTGTTGATCCATGAGGATTTGAGAGCTCAATCCATGATTCCTATCCGTGACTGGCATGCATCTTTTATTTCTGGAAAATATCTACAGATCATGGACAGGCATTTCGAAACGAAAATCTACAGACGTAGGAATATAGCCGAAACGTTTTTTTCGATTTTGAAAAGGCTATTCGGGGAAACTATCTACTCTCGATCTCATCAACAGCAAGTGAAAGAAATCAAATTGAAATGTATCAATTTCTCCATCGATCGTTTCATTAAAAAACAAAGGGTATTCAATGTGTTTTGAGGATTTCAACAGAGCCAAAATTCGTAATACTATTCCTCATTTTTGAAACTACGGGGAAATGTTTAATTATTGCCAGAGCATACGAGGGGTGAAAATTAACAGAGAGATGGGACAGATGAAATACGTTGACGGATTCGTACTCGTTGTACCGGATGAGAAGCTTGCTGATTACCGCAAGATGGCGAAGACCGGGGAGAAACTCTGGAAAAAGTATGGCGCCCTTGAATATTTCGAGTGCGTGGGCGATGACCTCGCGTCGGAGTGGACAAAGTCGACCTTCCCAAAGATGGCAAAGGCAAAAGAGGGTGAGACGGTAGTCTTCTCATTCATTGTCTATAAATCGAAGGCCGACCGTGACAAGATAAATGCAAAGGTCATGCAGGATCCGGCGATGAATGACCCGGCCATGAAGGACAAGCCAATGCCGTTCGACATGAAACGCATGGCATATGGCGGGTTTCAGGTCATCGTCGGGGAATAAGGGTCCGGGCATTCCTCTTGCGAGGCCAGGCACGGGCCGGGTCGGACGCGGAGTCAGCCGGAAAAATCAGGAGCAAAAATCATGGAGAGAATCGTTCTTTCCCTCATGTTCCGGGATAATGCAGAAGAGGCAGTGAAGTTCTATCTGTCCCTGTTTTCCCCGATATTCGGGAATTCGAAGATTGAATGGATCACGTACTACGGCGAAGAGGAACTCGAAGCCCTGCGTGCCGTTCCGCAAATGAGCGAAGAGATCATGCCCGGGCCGGCCGCGAGCGTAAAGACCGTCCGCTTCCGGCTCGCCGGGCAGGAAATTCTGGCGGTGAACGGGGGTGGGTTCTTCGGGAAATTCACCGAGAGCGCGTCACTGTACGTGAGCTGCGAGACCCAGGAACAGATCGACTTGCTCTGGACGGCGCTCTCCCGGGAGGGGACCGAACAACCCTGCGGCTGGGTGAAAGACCGATTCGGCGTTTCGTGGCAGATCGCGCCGTCCGTTATCGGGGAGATCATGGAAGGCCCCGACCAGAAGAAAGCCCAGCGGGTCATGCTGGCACTTTACCGCATGAAAAAAATCGACCTTGAGGAGATCCTGCGGGCAGCTGCCGAACCCCGGCCTGCCGGTTCGTGAAGCCCGGGAAAGAATCTTCCGGGTTTTCGTACACTAAAAAACGATATCCTAGTTCTTTCGGCTCGGCATCTGGTTTCCGGAGGCGAAAAAACCCAATGAACGGGTTTCTTGAATTCGGCTGGAGATCATTTTATACATGATTTTCGGAGAAAAACAGCGACGAGCATTCCGCGGGAGCGGTATGTGAGGAGCGAGCCTGAGCAGCCGCTTGCGCCGGAGCCTGCGACAAGCCAGGGGAGTCATCCTGCCAACAGGAAACAACGTGAAGCAGCGAGGTGATGTGAAACGAGCCGCAGCATCAGCGAGTATGTTTTGTATCAGTTTGCGGCACGTTTGCATCAGACTGATGCAAACAATCTGAGCCTGTGCCGGGTCAGAATTTTAAATCAGGGCGCATTCCTCCACCCCCTCATTTTGTTTGCAGCAGATCACGGGATCGCACACACACGCAATCGTCACCCTCTGCGATCGGGTGCGTGTGTGTGTTCTCCAGATCTGCTGCAAACAATGATCTATCATCCTGTACGCAGGATGATTCAGTAGCCGTTCCGGAGATCGGCGCCTTCCCTGCGTTTTTGTTCTTTGCAATATCTGCTGCAAACGTGATGCAAACGTGCTGCAAATGATGCAAACCATTTTTCACCTGGCTCTGGGTCCTGGTCAACCCGTAACGTCGAGCGCCGGCATGTGCTGATGCATGGGTGGAGAAGACCGACAACCACCCGGCCTTTCGTGCCGATGCAGGGCTGTTCCAGGATCTGGTCAGCGCCCGGTTCGGCGATGTGACGATCCCGGCCCTCCCCATCCTCAACAGGACCGGCAGGATGAGCTGACGACCCGTGATCGGGGAGCGCCAGGGATCCTGAAGAGGCTGAAGGAGAAGAAGATCTGAACGGAACGAGGCCGGCCATCGACCGATCAGCTGTTCGGTGTCACTGCCGGCATCATGGAGGGAGGCGTCGTCGTTGTCGACGATGTGCAGCCGGCTCTATCCGGGAGTGCGAGGATGTTCCGGCTCCAGCCATGCTCGATAGTTTTGAGAATATCGTATTCACGCAGTGCCGGCTCGCCGATATTACCGAGGATCATCCGTATATGTTCCCAGAGAATTTATGCAACAGTCTGTTGCACAATTGAGGGGTCAGGCCAGGCTTCGGCGAGTCGGTGCATATATTTCAGGTTCCGGGCCGAGAATCCCTTCATCTCCGGGAACTCGTGACGAAGGTTGCCGGCCAGGCAGGGGGGTGATAAGTGACATGGAACCTCTCAATCCCTGTACATAATGCCCGCAGCACGGGCCCCAACGAGTATACGAATGATAGTAACTTGGGTCAGGGATCCATGAATCGGAATATTCACCTGACGGCTCAGAGCGGCTCCAGCCGGATAACAATATTCATTCTGACGAACATAAGAAACATCAGTGCAGGGTCTGCTCCAGGTTTGTGAGACCATAGGGGGCGGCCTGCAAAGGATATAGATCTTCCTATTCTATCGAGTTATTGATGATCAAAAGTATAATTGGATGCCTTGCAAAATTAGCGAACTACTGAGTAGAGGTTTGATCACCGTGTTAATCAGAGCCTTAAGTCAGGCTTCCTGTAACCTGAATCCTGCAAAAACAGATGTATGAATAAGGATTTTTTGACAGAAACCGCAGTTGATCTGTATTTATTACAGGGAACCGACGATTGCCCTTTTTAATTTTTTAATTCATCGCACTTTTTTTAAAAAGGTTATTTTACCAGGGATTGCCCTAACATTTTCGCCTCTCTGATCTTATCAGGATACTTTGTCAGGTCTTTTGGCTGGTAACACTGATTCTGCCAGATGAAGCCTGCATCGACAAAACCCAGGAACTGAAAGACATTCTTTACGTACTCGTTGACAGGATTCAGGACTTCGGGACCAAGACCACCACAGGTAAGCGCAACCACGAGCTTTTTGCCCTTTGGGAGATCGCAGGAGAATTCCGGTTTTTTTAAGTGGGCGTAGAACCGATCGATGAACGGATATGCCTGTGCGTTCAACCGCATCCAGTAGATTGGAGAACCGAATACAACTGCATCTGATTCTGCCAGTTTCTCCCAGAGTTCTGCCATATCGTCCTGCAGGATACACTCTCCCCCGGTTATACACGTGTTACATCCCGTGCAGGGCTGAATATCCAGATCGCAGAGCCGAACCAGTTCAGT is part of the Methanosphaerula palustris E1-9c genome and encodes:
- a CDS encoding winged helix-turn-helix transcriptional regulator, coding for MQRSPPTGKCPIQISLSVIGGKWKPIILWFLRDGPVRFSEIQRKIPGITQMMLTKQLRELVADGMLERTAYPEVPPRVDYRITDDGRSVFPVLMALHEWGNEYQKRKNGSWSQKCADTFCEDVTE
- a CDS encoding nitroreductase family protein, which encodes METPVLIDNDRCTGCGICSRVCIFSVLSQDNNGTVPRINPEQHGRCVRCGQCETFCPSSAISVKYPAAWPTPDQPAPGSVTPTQIRELVQGRRTERQFRRQPVPRETIESMLDIVRYAPSAVNLQPVHWQIIEKEESRRALTAGVVRWLDEASRNGWYRELDAWLPELIRQWNEGTDLITHGAPCIIIAHTPRTSPAFYTDAVIALSYLDIVAPVFGIGTCWAGLVRKACENSPEVQKLTGIPEDHMVQHAMLAGYPALQHHQIPRRQPARIGWT
- a CDS encoding transposase, whose product is MREWKNVTSIVAIDSSGFTPDSASTYYSARTGKTRHDYLKTTISVDTDHISLLAFHVTKSRRHDSQIAPIVLRASNRVKKIKVLCHG
- a CDS encoding flavodoxin family protein, which produces MKVVGILGSTRPDGNTATLLRQVLEGAAAQGATTTTISTNNLTVHDCTNCDTCKRTGQCVLNDDMQEIYNNINESDVIILASPNYMGGIAGNLKLVIDRLYLYFSVTETGELRTTIQSPKKVALLITQNAPREYTHYREAFTPLRGVLHLIFQGNFDPVTESLVAPLLIASSMKGPDTVENDPQLLQEAYAFGADLALEG
- a CDS encoding nuclear transport factor 2 family protein; the protein is MFVFTLTNLSSYSNPHKKFRYWKKVVSPMINNQSFVTNAAQHYLSLVKGASIDSWMDIWAEDAVVEFPYNQDKFRRRLEGKRAIYEYYKNVAPAFELRGEGPLVTYLSSDPRVGIFEISMTFLIRSTQKVYDQDYIGVVKVRDDGRIVFYREYCDPIRAQEAFRPDGGASS
- a CDS encoding DUF1016 N-terminal domain-containing protein, which gives rise to MAGNLRHEFPEMKGFSARNLKYMHRLAEAWPDPSIVQQTVA
- a CDS encoding alpha/beta hydrolase, translating into MARLTIEEIFVPGTTCRIPGILIRPAEPTGAAVIVHGYGGNKEEQLGLGFRVANAGLAACVIDLRGHGSHPLPLDAGMRDDTEEVIRYLRSFGKVVAIGHSVGGRLALLSSADYHIALSPPLRETFDEETRERLKLVRSYRVRPHDTAALFEVLRQLPIRDPVHYAGKNSLILYGERDMPEIIADCSALARAGGPVFCIPGAFHNDIYLAEEAMTTISDRIREWFPGKDTTTPDRS
- a CDS encoding DUF1428 domain-containing protein — its product is MKYVDGFVLVVPDEKLADYRKMAKTGEKLWKKYGALEYFECVGDDLASEWTKSTFPKMAKAKEGETVVFSFIVYKSKADRDKINAKVMQDPAMNDPAMKDKPMPFDMKRMAYGGFQVIVGE
- a CDS encoding winged helix-turn-helix transcriptional regulator; this translates as MKDGPIDPLVCPISYTTSIVGGKWQWVILWLIYSEKIQRYGQLKKRLPTISDKVLSQQLRTLEHEGLIHRQEYPEIPPRVEYSLTEKGKSLHPILELMAAWGSQHIPRG
- a CDS encoding VOC family protein, whose translation is MERIVLSLMFRDNAEEAVKFYLSLFSPIFGNSKIEWITYYGEEELEALRAVPQMSEEIMPGPAASVKTVRFRLAGQEILAVNGGGFFGKFTESASLYVSCETQEQIDLLWTALSREGTEQPCGWVKDRFGVSWQIAPSVIGEIMEGPDQKKAQRVMLALYRMKKIDLEEILRAAAEPRPAGS
- a CDS encoding flavodoxin family protein, which codes for MKILGIATSPRNGANSQTLVEHILAGAREAGATTELVRLCDLDIQPCTGCNTCITGGECILQDDMAELWEKLAESDAVVFGSPIYWMRLNAQAYPFIDRFYAHLKKPEFSCDLPKGKKLVVALTCGGLGPEVLNPVNEYVKNVFQFLGFVDAGFIWQNQCYQPKDLTKYPDKIREAKMLGQSLVK